A window of the Macrobrachium rosenbergii isolate ZJJX-2024 chromosome 43, ASM4041242v1, whole genome shotgun sequence genome harbors these coding sequences:
- the LOC136828981 gene encoding protein FAM200A-like codes for MLQYLKRKHPIDEEDQESENDSQPSTSKEEKEQRKFFGKKVTVSEKAQEASYLVAELVAKKMKSHTIAEGLIMLAFKIIVKTMVGEEAVREISKVPVSDTTVSRRVDDMSRNISDILSEILKHTKFALQVDESTGIMGKEQLLAFVRFDNREIFSL; via the exons ATGTTGCAATATTTGAAAAGGAAGCATCCAATTGATGAAGAGGATCAGGAGAGTGAAAATGATTCTCAGCCAAGTACAAGCAAAGAAGAA AAGGAACAAAGAAAGTTCTTTGGAAAGAAGGTAACGGTAAGTGAAAAGGCCCAAGAAGCGAGCTATTTAGTGGCTGAGCTGGttgctaaaaaaatgaaaagtcacaCTATTGCTGAAGGTCTAATAATGCTTGCTTTTAAAATAATAGTGAAGACAATGGTTGGCGAGGAAGCTGTGAGAGAAATAAGCAAAGTTCCTGTTTCTGACACAACAGTTAGTAGGCGTGTGGATGACATGTCCCGAAATATTTCAGACATTTTGTCTGAAATACTGAAACATACAAAGTTTGCCCTGCAAGTTGATGAGTCGACGGGTATAATGGGTAAAGAGCAGCTTCTAGCGTTTGTTCGATTTGATAACAGAGAAATTTTCTCGCTGTAA